In Streptococcus dysgalactiae subsp. dysgalactiae, the following are encoded in one genomic region:
- a CDS encoding toxic anion resistance protein: MSEFNFDIDAIADKAISKSDKTTEIITEQSNDDEKNISFFEKLSSEQQTAIINKVPTLVDSFMVNQNSLLDFGQSAVEDVNTTVHHILKEQKKLQIPQVDDLLKNTNQELNGFVKKYKDIGPAELDKKPNLIQKIFKQGKNTLQEFYFDAQSIEQKMDNMAADVVKQENILARNIVSAELLIEDNTKSIENLVGVIAFVEASQQEATKRAQALQTELAALDNATPEHQRKTDLLARTTEVINTLEQQHTEYLSRLFVAWATTPQMRNLVKVSSDMRQKLGMLRRNTIPTMKLSIAQIGMMQQSIKSGVTADAIINANNAALQMLAETSKEAIPALERSVQNPTMSITSVTTLVESLVAQNNGIISAIEQGRKKRAQLENVIVKSAETINDSIKLRDQQIVKALLNESKEMQKIVENTTSD; this comes from the coding sequence ATGTCTGAATTTAATTTTGATATTGATGCAATTGCCGATAAGGCTATCAGTAAAAGTGACAAAACGACGGAAATAATTACCGAACAATCAAACGACGACGAAAAAAATATCTCTTTCTTTGAAAAGTTGAGTTCTGAACAACAAACAGCCATTATCAACAAGGTACCTACTCTAGTAGATTCTTTCATGGTTAATCAAAATAGCCTGTTAGATTTTGGCCAGTCAGCTGTTGAAGATGTTAATACAACTGTTCATCATATTTTGAAAGAACAGAAGAAATTACAAATCCCTCAAGTAGATGATTTGCTCAAAAACACCAATCAAGAATTAAATGGCTTTGTCAAAAAATATAAAGACATTGGACCTGCTGAATTAGATAAGAAGCCAAATCTTATTCAAAAAATATTTAAGCAAGGCAAAAACACCCTGCAAGAATTCTATTTTGATGCTCAAAGTATCGAACAAAAAATGGACAACATGGCTGCCGATGTTGTTAAACAAGAAAATATCCTGGCCCGTAACATTGTCTCAGCTGAGCTGTTGATTGAGGATAATACTAAATCTATCGAAAACCTGGTAGGGGTTATTGCCTTTGTCGAAGCCAGCCAACAAGAGGCTACTAAGCGTGCTCAGGCGTTACAGACAGAATTAGCAGCGCTCGACAATGCAACACCTGAACACCAAAGAAAAACTGATTTATTAGCTCGGACAACCGAAGTAATCAACACACTTGAACAACAACACACTGAGTATCTAAGTCGTCTTTTTGTTGCTTGGGCAACAACACCACAGATGCGAAACCTGGTTAAAGTATCTTCTGATATGCGTCAAAAACTAGGCATGTTACGCCGTAACACCATTCCAACCATGAAACTTTCCATTGCTCAAATAGGAATGATGCAACAATCAATAAAATCTGGAGTAACTGCTGATGCCATTATTAATGCTAACAATGCTGCCTTACAAATGCTGGCCGAAACCAGTAAAGAAGCTATACCTGCCTTAGAGAGATCCGTGCAAAACCCTACCATGTCTATAACATCAGTAACAACACTTGTAGAAAGTCTAGTTGCACAAAACAATGGTATTATCTCTGCTATCGAACAAGGCCGAAAAAAACGAGCTCAACTCGAAAATGTCATTGTTAAGTCAGCAGAAACTATCAATGATTCAATTAAGCTCCGTGATCAGCAAATCGTAAAAGCTCTCCTCAACGAAAGCAAAGAAATGCAAAAAATAGTAGAGAACACAACCTCTGATTAG
- a CDS encoding adenylosuccinate synthase, whose amino-acid sequence MTSVVVVGTQWGDEGKGKITDFLSADAEVIARYQGGDNAGHTIVIDGKKFKLHLIPSGIFFPEKVSVIGNGVVVNPKSLVKELAYLHEEGVTTHNLRISDRAHVILPYHIKLDQLQEDAKGDNKIGTTIKGIGPAYMDKAARVGIRIADLLDKEIFAERLSINLAEKNRLFEKMYDSAVLDFDDIFEEYYAYGQEIKKYVTDTSVILNDALDAGKRVLFEGAQGVMLDIDQGTYPFVTSSNPVAGGVTIGSGVGPSKINKVVGVCKAYTSRVGDGPFPTELFDEVGERIREVGHEYGTTTGRPRRVGWFDSVVMRHSRRVSGITNLSLNSIDVLSGLDTVKICVAYDLDGERIDHYPASLEQLKRCKPIYEELPGWQEDITGVRSLDDLPENARNYVRRVGELVGVRISTFSVGPGREQTNILESVWASI is encoded by the coding sequence ATGACATCAGTAGTAGTTGTTGGTACCCAATGGGGTGATGAAGGTAAAGGAAAAATCACGGACTTTTTATCTGCAGATGCAGAAGTGATTGCGCGTTACCAAGGTGGTGATAATGCTGGACATACTATCGTGATTGACGGTAAGAAGTTCAAATTACACTTGATTCCATCAGGTATTTTCTTCCCTGAAAAAGTTTCTGTTATTGGTAATGGGGTGGTTGTTAATCCAAAATCTTTAGTTAAGGAACTCGCGTACCTTCACGAAGAAGGTGTGACAACGCATAACCTTCGTATTTCTGATAGAGCGCATGTTATCTTGCCATATCATATTAAATTAGATCAGTTGCAAGAAGATGCCAAAGGTGATAATAAAATTGGAACTACTATCAAGGGTATTGGTCCAGCTTATATGGACAAGGCTGCACGTGTCGGAATTCGTATTGCTGATCTTTTAGACAAAGAGATTTTTGCTGAACGCTTAAGCATTAATTTAGCTGAAAAGAATCGTCTTTTTGAAAAAATGTATGATTCAGCAGTACTTGACTTTGATGATATCTTTGAAGAGTACTATGCATATGGTCAAGAAATAAAAAAATATGTGACAGATACTTCTGTGATTTTAAATGATGCGCTTGATGCAGGTAAACGTGTTCTTTTCGAGGGTGCACAAGGGGTTATGCTTGACATTGACCAAGGAACTTACCCATTTGTAACCTCATCTAACCCCGTTGCTGGTGGTGTCACTATTGGTTCTGGGGTTGGCCCAAGTAAAATCAACAAAGTTGTTGGTGTCTGCAAAGCCTACACTAGCCGTGTTGGTGATGGCCCATTCCCAACAGAGCTTTTTGATGAAGTGGGTGAACGTATCCGTGAAGTTGGTCATGAGTACGGTACGACAACAGGTCGTCCACGTCGTGTAGGTTGGTTTGACTCAGTTGTTATGCGCCATAGTCGTCGTGTGTCAGGGATTACTAACCTTTCCCTCAATTCCATTGACGTTCTTTCAGGACTTGATACCGTTAAAATTTGTGTTGCTTACGACTTAGATGGTGAACGTATTGATCACTACCCAGCAAGTCTCGAACAACTCAAACGTTGCAAACCTATCTACGAAGAATTGCCAGGCTGGCAAGAAGATATTACAGGTGTTCGTAGCCTTGATGATCTTCCTGAAAATGCCCGCAACTACGTTCGTCGCGTGGGAGAATTGGTTGGCGTTCGCATTTCAACCTTCTCAGTTGGTCCAGGACGTGAACAGACTAACATTCTGGAATCTGTTTGGGCGTCTATTTAA
- a CDS encoding BMP family lipoprotein, translated as MNKKVMSLGLVSTALLTLGACGNRSAQKEVDHSLKIAMITNQTGIDDKSFNQSAWEGLQSWGKENKLDKGKGYDYFQSANESEFTTNLDSAVSSGYNLIFGIGFPLHDAVVKAATDNPESQFAIVDDVIEGKKNVASITFSDHEAAYLAGVAAAKTTKTKQVGFVGGMEGVVVKRFEKGFEAGVKSVDDTIKVRVSYAGSFADAAKGKTIAAAQYAEGADVIYQAAGGTGAGVFNEAKSLNEKRDEADKVWVIGVDRDQSEDGKYTSKDGKSSNFVLTSSIKEVGQALAKVATKTAKGKFPGGQVTTFGLKEAGVTLTTDALSDETKAAVEAAKKAIIEGTVTVPEK; from the coding sequence ATGAACAAAAAGGTAATGTCACTTGGACTTGTTTCAACAGCTCTCTTAACACTAGGAGCTTGTGGTAATCGCTCTGCCCAAAAAGAGGTTGACCATTCGTTAAAGATTGCTATGATCACAAACCAGACAGGGATTGATGATAAATCATTCAACCAATCAGCTTGGGAAGGATTACAATCGTGGGGCAAGGAAAACAAGCTTGACAAAGGGAAAGGATATGATTATTTCCAATCAGCTAATGAGTCGGAATTTACCACAAATCTTGATTCAGCGGTATCAAGTGGCTATAACCTTATTTTTGGCATTGGTTTTCCTTTGCATGATGCCGTAGTAAAAGCGGCAACGGATAATCCGGAGAGTCAATTTGCTATTGTCGATGATGTCATCGAAGGTAAGAAAAATGTCGCCAGCATCACTTTTTCAGACCATGAAGCTGCTTATTTAGCAGGAGTTGCGGCAGCCAAAACCACAAAGACTAAACAAGTTGGTTTCGTTGGTGGCATGGAAGGTGTCGTGGTTAAACGCTTTGAAAAAGGTTTTGAAGCTGGGGTTAAATCTGTGGATGATACCATCAAGGTAAGAGTTTCTTATGCGGGTTCCTTTGCGGACGCGGCTAAAGGGAAAACGATTGCAGCTGCCCAATATGCTGAAGGTGCTGACGTTATTTATCAAGCAGCCGGCGGCACTGGAGCTGGTGTTTTCAATGAAGCCAAATCGCTCAATGAAAAAAGAGATGAAGCAGATAAAGTTTGGGTTATCGGTGTTGATCGCGACCAAAGTGAAGATGGCAAATACACCTCAAAAGATGGCAAATCATCTAATTTTGTTTTGACATCAAGTATTAAAGAAGTTGGTCAAGCACTTGCGAAAGTTGCTACAAAAACCGCTAAAGGCAAATTCCCAGGTGGTCAAGTGACGACGTTTGGGTTAAAAGAAGCTGGCGTGACGTTGACAACAGACGCTTTATCAGATGAGACGAAAGCTGCTGTTGAAGCGGCCAAAAAAGCTATTATTGAAGGGACCGTTACTGTTCCTGAAAAGTAA
- a CDS encoding glycyl-radical enzyme activating protein has translation MTDRGIVFNIQHFSIHDGPGIRTTVFLKGCPLRCPWCANPESQQKAPEEMLTSDSLRTEIVGQEKTVDEVLEEVLKDIDFYEESGGGMTLSGGEIFAQFDFALALLKAAKAAGLHTAIETTAFAKHDQFVTLIDYVDFIYTDLKHYDQLRHRKVTGVRNDLIIKNINYAFQAGKEIVLRIPVIPQFNDSLDDARAFSELFNQLDIDQVQLLPFHQFGENKYKLLGREYEMAEVKVYHPEDLEDYQAVFLNHNIHCYF, from the coding sequence ATGACTGATCGCGGTATTGTTTTTAATATCCAACATTTTAGCATCCATGACGGCCCGGGGATTCGAACAACCGTTTTTCTGAAAGGCTGTCCTTTAAGATGCCCTTGGTGTGCTAATCCCGAATCTCAGCAAAAAGCACCTGAGGAAATGCTAACAAGCGATAGCCTTAGAACCGAAATCGTTGGACAAGAAAAAACCGTTGATGAGGTCCTCGAGGAAGTGCTCAAAGATATTGATTTCTACGAAGAATCTGGCGGCGGCATGACCCTATCAGGAGGGGAAATCTTTGCTCAGTTTGACTTTGCTTTAGCCCTGTTAAAGGCTGCTAAGGCAGCAGGTCTCCACACCGCAATTGAAACCACTGCTTTTGCCAAACATGATCAATTTGTAACGCTTATTGATTACGTAGACTTTATTTATACCGATTTAAAACATTATGACCAACTTAGACACCGCAAGGTAACCGGGGTTCGTAACGACTTAATCATCAAAAACATTAACTACGCTTTTCAAGCCGGCAAAGAAATCGTTCTACGGATTCCAGTTATTCCTCAATTCAATGATTCCCTAGATGATGCTAGAGCCTTCTCAGAACTCTTCAACCAACTTGACATCGACCAAGTACAGCTATTACCTTTCCACCAATTCGGCGAAAATAAGTACAAACTGTTAGGCAGGGAGTACGAGATGGCTGAGGTTAAGGTCTATCACCCTGAGGACTTGGAAGACTATCAAGCTGTCTTTCTCAACCACAATATTCATTGTTACTTCTGA
- a CDS encoding DeoR/GlpR family DNA-binding transcription regulator codes for MNRLEQIIQLVSQKKKIDVNSLSEQLKVSKVTIRKDLDKLESKGLLRREHGYAVLNSGDDLNVRLSYNYNIKRRIAEKAAELVQDNDTVMIESGSTCALLAEVLCQTKRNIKIITNSCFIANYIRQYNSCQIILLGGYYQPNSEVTVGPLLKEMVSLFHVNHVFVGIDGFNSNLGFMGKDMMRSEGVRYMAEIAEEVVVLTDSSKFTKNSLVHHLSLSDVDRVITDRGLNKQTRDLLSASGLILDFVS; via the coding sequence ATGAATCGATTAGAACAGATTATTCAACTGGTGTCCCAGAAGAAAAAGATAGATGTGAATAGTTTATCGGAGCAGTTAAAGGTTTCGAAAGTAACCATCCGAAAAGACCTTGATAAGCTCGAGAGTAAAGGCTTATTGCGCCGTGAGCATGGCTATGCGGTTTTAAACAGTGGCGATGACCTTAATGTTCGTTTGTCTTACAATTACAACATTAAGCGACGAATTGCAGAAAAAGCAGCTGAATTGGTCCAAGATAATGACACGGTCATGATTGAATCGGGATCAACTTGTGCCCTTTTAGCAGAGGTTCTTTGCCAGACCAAACGCAACATTAAAATCATTACCAATTCTTGCTTTATTGCTAATTACATTCGTCAGTATAACAGTTGCCAGATTATTTTATTAGGTGGCTATTATCAACCTAATTCAGAAGTTACGGTGGGTCCATTATTGAAAGAGATGGTTTCTTTATTTCATGTCAATCATGTCTTTGTAGGGATAGATGGATTCAACTCAAATCTTGGTTTTATGGGCAAAGACATGATGCGTTCAGAAGGAGTTCGTTACATGGCAGAGATTGCTGAGGAAGTAGTTGTTCTGACTGACTCGAGTAAGTTTACTAAAAATAGTTTAGTACACCATTTATCGTTATCAGATGTTGACCGAGTCATTACAGATCGTGGACTTAACAAGCAAACACGGGACTTATTAAGTGCTAGTGGCCTAATTCTTGATTTTGTTTCTTAG
- a CDS encoding sugar-binding transcriptional regulator has product MKEERRRLLAKVAYLHYVQGKSQTLISKEMNIYRTTVCRMLAKAKEEGIVRIEIADYDADLFALEEYVRKQYGLEKLDLVPNQVEDTPADTLTNVSKTAAEVVRHTVKDGDKIGLSWGATLSSVIDGLDPKAMKDILIYPLAGGPSHINAKYHVNTLIYRLARIFHGNSAFINAMVIQEDKQLTKGIIQSKYFESILASWDQLDLALVGIGGEPNSREESQWRDLLTDADYAQLKQEEAVGEVCCRFFDQAGHPVYKDLQDRTIGISLEQLGRVPKTIAVATGKYKAKAILAALKAGVINYLVTDKETMLAVLALDENIDLNNVLL; this is encoded by the coding sequence ATGAAAGAAGAACGTAGACGGCTTCTTGCCAAGGTGGCTTACTTGCATTATGTTCAAGGAAAAAGCCAAACCTTGATTTCAAAGGAAATGAATATCTACCGAACAACGGTTTGTCGGATGTTAGCAAAAGCTAAGGAAGAAGGCATTGTTCGGATCGAAATTGCCGATTATGATGCCGATTTATTTGCTTTAGAAGAATACGTGCGAAAGCAGTATGGTTTGGAAAAATTAGACCTTGTTCCAAATCAGGTTGAAGATACCCCAGCGGATACCTTGACAAATGTTTCGAAAACAGCAGCAGAGGTTGTGCGACATACGGTTAAGGATGGCGATAAGATTGGTCTGTCCTGGGGAGCGACCCTGTCGAGTGTGATTGACGGGTTGGACCCTAAAGCCATGAAGGACATTCTTATTTATCCCTTAGCAGGCGGACCGAGCCACATCAACGCAAAATATCATGTGAATACCCTTATTTACCGTTTGGCCCGCATTTTTCATGGGAATAGTGCCTTTATCAATGCAATGGTGATTCAAGAAGATAAACAATTGACCAAGGGCATTATCCAGTCTAAATATTTTGAGAGTATTTTGGCGAGTTGGGACCAGTTGGACCTTGCTTTGGTTGGCATTGGAGGAGAGCCCAACAGCCGTGAGGAAAGTCAGTGGCGTGACTTGTTAACTGATGCAGATTATGCACAACTCAAACAGGAAGAAGCTGTTGGAGAAGTTTGCTGCCGCTTTTTTGATCAAGCAGGTCATCCTGTTTACAAAGATTTACAAGATCGGACGATAGGTATCTCGCTAGAACAATTAGGTCGAGTGCCAAAGACCATTGCCGTTGCGACAGGTAAATATAAGGCAAAGGCCATTTTAGCCGCTTTAAAGGCGGGAGTGATTAACTATCTGGTGACGGATAAAGAGACCATGCTAGCTGTTTTAGCGTTAGATGAAAATATTGACCTTAATAACGTTCTTCTTTAA